Within Sorghum bicolor cultivar BTx623 chromosome 2, Sorghum_bicolor_NCBIv3, whole genome shotgun sequence, the genomic segment ACCTTCTGTTGACACAACTCAGCAAAAAACTTGAACTGGTAGACATCAATGTCTCCATGAAGAGCTTGGTCAAGACCAAAAACCCACCATCCATTGGGAAGCTTCAATGCAAAATAACTCTTCTTCTGAGGTAGGAACCACCCACCCAACCAACTCTTATGACAGATATACCTTATGAATGTGTTCAATCCATCGAACCAATCTGTTCATGGCCATATAGAATGTTTGAAACGTCAATCCATAATTATGTGTTTTCGAAAATATGCATGGCATTTTCATGGTAACAAAGCATAACATATTCAGAAGCTGGCAGATGACAAGAAAATTGAACAAGCATCGCTGCACAAGATTATATGGCATATTTCATTGAGCAATAATTACCATGGTTTCCGGGAATCATGAAACACTGTGGTCCTCTGTACCGCCTGAGCTCAGAAACCCCAAGGGGAAGTTCAGGCTTCTCCAGTGCTATATGTTCAGGCTTATACCAAGCAGGAGGCTGGAGAGCATACTCAAAAGAACAGAAAAAACGTCGTTCATACGAAAATGAGGATGGATTGGGATACCTGTGAATATAAGCAAGGAAAACTCCCATTATATAGGCAAACAAATTAATAATGAAATTGATAATAGCAATACATGATATCATCTGTAGCTGGAATGTCAAGTTGCCAAGAACCAGATGAGTTTTTATTGGTTATTTAGTAGTCAGTGTCAACAGGAAACATACGCAAGGTCTCCACCAATGAGTAGCAGTTGTCCACGGGGAAATGTTATCCTTGAATCATCAGATTTTATAACTAACGAGGGTTGAGCAAGTAATCGTGCTACAGAATATGTAGAGTTGCCACCATCACCAGTATCTGCAATGAAGTCAAACCAAAGCTCATCTTTTCCATCAAGATGATCATACAAAAGGTCGTGGCTGTTAGCTTCATCAGGAGTTTTATTCATAGCAGCCTGGTCAAGGTTAGTAAAAAACTGTTAATAATTGGTTTAAGACAACCATAGACTCAACTTTGTAGTGCAAAAATAAACCCCTATGTGCAAAGCAGTACATAAATCACTACTGTTATGTGCCTCTCAGGGAAAGAAATGCATAATAAGCAATTAAGCAGAAACCATGCAATAACGGCACTATGGCAGAGGGAAGAAGTGATGTACCTGCATCATACGCATGTCAAATCGACCAACAAAGAGAGTCACAGATATCATGAGGTCGAAGACAGTTTTAAATAAATCAGTTGATGTCCTGCAGAACAAATTACCAACCTGTAAGTAACTTTTGCCATATCACTTGCAGTATAAgaactactccctctgtccctaaaTATCTGTCGTTTCTCGTTTACGCTTCCCGAGAAataactttgaccaaatatatattaaaaaatattaatatttatggtacataattagtatcgttggaaagatctttgaatctaggcttttaataaatttatttggagatacaaatggtACAAGCATTTTCTATAAattgagtcaaacttgtggcacacaTACCAACGGTGACAGTTatttagggacggagggagtagtgtaTTGACTAATATCATACCCAGAGTACCAAGGAACCATGTCCTCAAAATCTGGCTTCAACTGTTTCTTCAATttctcatactccgaaattgtcAAAGGATGAGTTAAAGCCCATCTGTAAATCAAACCAGAGAGAAAAAATGTGGAATTAGTCCAAAACTAAACTAACCAAAGACAGATTTCAGTTTCTGTGATTCGCCTATGATTATATATAGTTACACAGTAAAGTATTTTTTTGCAGTTAATTGCTCATATCAACTAAGGTGATAAGAACCATGTGCAAGCACCCAAATTTATGAGCCAATAAGATGAGAATCACTGTAAATATGTTTTCACACATTTAGTTGGCTCCTCAATTATGTCTGTATGCACACATGCATCAGAATACCCTAATTTACTAAGTAATAACATGAGAATATGTTACTCCCATCATGATGTTATTACACCACGAACAGAGATACCATTCTAAAACATTCATCATGTAACTGATGGGTGATAAGCTGAATTAACATTAAATAATCAGCATTTCCCAAGTTCCTTcagtgcaaattcatcaaaagaAAATTTCTGTAGAAATGGGAAAGGCTGAAGTGCTTAGAAAGTTGGCAATTGGCATACCCCGTTGAACGTTCTACAACATAATTGGCAATGTAAAGACCCATGAATGTAGCCCACAAAGAGTAGACTGGTGAAATTTCATTGGAGGAACCTGATCCATTTGAAGACAGCTGAACCAGACAAAGATAAGAATAAACTTCCAAGGAAAAACGAAGATAATCatctaaatacaaacaaaaggcgCAGTATACTAACTTCTCCATAAATGGCCCATTTAGAGAGAAGGGGGTAATCACTAGCAGAACCAactggagcaaaccaggaggagCAAATCTGTTCTTTAAATTTATGCATACGTAATAGCCTTGAAATCAGTGTGTTGTCATCATGCTTTGTCCAAAGTGAGAATACAATCCAGCTAGCAGTTCTACGATCAATAGATTTATCTCTTGAAACAGTCCTGTTACCACAGTGGCTGTAAAACACACAGCAAGCTATGCTTATAACCTGAAATAAGACAAGACATAGAAAATGGGTGACACACAGGTAACAAAGAAAATATTAATGGAAATGGAAGACAAATGAACCAGTGTCACCATGGAACTTACTGCACAGTTTTGTATTATAGTAAGAATCTCTGGTTTTTTCTCTGCCATACGAGAAacaagacccaaataccaaagGCCAAGAAATATGATATGGAAGaccatcaagaaaattagagaaGAAATAAAAATGGTGAGGAAGAGGGAAAGATTCATCCGCAAATCCAAGCCCATTGACTGAAAACTGGGCAGATGGTATAGTGCTGCCAAGAATATCCATGCAATATACCTGCATTTGGAAACAGCTTCAGAGAACCAAACATCTTGTTTTAACTTGAGTACTAGTTCATAGAAAAGGGGGTTAATGCTTACCATCGGTTGAAGTTTGAATAGTTTGGTTTGATGGTCTTCCTAATGAAAGGCGATGAGAagaaatagaagaagccaatcaaACAAGCATACATGGACCACCACTTAAAATTCTTGTCCAACTTCATTATAAGGTTTTGCAGGTTATCCGAGGAAATGAAGAAAAGCCAACAAGCAAACACAGCAATGATAAAATGTCTTGAGTGTTCATGCGGGTATGGATATCTATGAGTCAGGATGTTCCTCATCCTCTCCATTTTGAGAGATTCAATCAGACGGCCAGAGGGCTGCTTACGGAGTTTTTCTTTTCCCATAAAGGTACTGCTTCGCAAGTCAGTGATTCATGCTCCTGCAACCATTTAGTGTACTTTATCACTTGAGGAACATCTCAAATTTGTGCCCCAATCTGCATAAGTAAATCATTATGTTGTTTCCCTTCATCTGACAAAATAGGATAACATCTATATATTCACAAAGGCATGAAAACAAGCATGGAGAAAAGCAAGATTAAAAAATCAGAACTAAAAAAAGCACAAACTTCCAACCAAGGCGAGAAAAACTGAGTTTTAGTGTGCTGACTTCCTTACTCCtaccataaaataaaaataacaagctattaGGCTTACATATTGAATTCCTAGTGCTTGGAGATGACTTTTGGAAATTCAACCGATACCGCTTTGCGCTTTGTAAGATGAACACACAAGTATGCTATCTTATAATTCACCGCACTAGCTATGTATTTCaacactactccctccattccaaattgttagATGTTTTAGCTTTTGTAGATACATTAGTTTAAGTAtgtagtgtatatctaagtgcataacAAAATCTATGTATCTCGAAAAGCCAAAACgtattataatttggaacggagggagtaccatCTGTTCCCTTTACCATCAGAGCTACATTGTCCATGCACTGTTGCCATGGTATATATCCTAAAAGTCATGCATCCATGCTACATTATCTGAGATGGAAAGGGAAACAAATATATGTAgacaaactttttttttgaaagaaaacaTGTAGACAATCTGAGCAGACAGAGCAAATTACATCAACAGATCCAATGTAAACGTTAGCAATCattataataaataaaaaagaaagaaatccTACTCATAACTGGTTATCAACATCAAGACAAACAAAGCAAGCTTTTGCTCCAGGTGAAGAACCCTGGCAGTCTGGCACAATACATCATCAATACGACATGTTTTCGTGAACTTGCCCAAAACCGCTGGCAGGACCACACAAGCACACAGCTAGACTAAACTATGAACTGAAAGTCTGTAACCACCAATTATCCATTATGACGCATGTACTAGCAGACAGATGTAAGTCATACTAATGAagccaagaaaaaaaaaaggagacgAACAAACCAATCTACCAGTTCCAGAACATCACCTGAAGGAAGGAACAATTCCACCCATAGACGGCTAAAATCACATGGCTTTTACAGAAATTCAAGCGGACGCACGGATTGACAACAAAACGGACAGATTAAAAAAACGATGCgctttattatatattataaaacgATTTCGATATGCGGCTCGCCAGCAAGCACAAAGATCGCACCTTCTCCTCGAAATTCAGCAAGGAGTTGAGATTATTAAGGTTACAGAATAACACATTTGTCGAGAAAACAGGGTCAATAAACTAGATTTATAGAGGGAAAAGTAATGGGGGCACAGTTAGGGAACTGAAGCAGTGAAAGAACCGAGGAATTTTACTCACCGAACTTAGAACCAGGAACCGGCGCCAAAGATCCGCACCGCACCAACCTGCGTCCCTATGAGTGGGCGAGGAACCAAAACAGAGGACGGAATTAAAAAGCTTGGAGAAATCGAGGGGACTTAGCAACCTGCGGCTGGGTAGTTTGCAGGGGCAAGAAAGATAGGAGTTTCAGCAAAATTCTGCTCGAATCTCCCACCGAATCTGCTGCTCCCTCCTCTGGAGGGGAGGAGGAGCAAGTAATAACTGACACGAAATGGCAAGAGAAAGAAATTTAAAATGTTTCTGGTTGGTCTTCGTCCAGCAGATGTGTAAGCGGTTTCGTCGAAGACCTTTATTATGGTTTTGGTGCGGTCCGGTCCAACGACTCTGTGTTCATGCTTGCTCGGTGGAGGCGGTGGTCGCGGACCAGTTGTCTCTCTCGTCTGACTCGTATGTTGCTTTCGCAAATCGCCATAGGAATGATTTTGACGGTTTAGGCCTtgcttagttccaaaaaattttgtcaaaaattttagattccttatcacatcgaatcttgcggcagatgtatagagtattaaaatagataacaataaaaattaattacacagtttacctgtaatttgtgatacgaaacttttgaacctagttaatctatgattggacaatatttattaaatacaaacgaaagtgctacagtattcaaaatcttaaatttttgccaactaaacaaaccCTTAGTTTTGTTTTGTTGTAAAGGATGGAACTGTCctaatttatttttattgtttggATGAGACACGAGAGATTAGACTATAGCCGAGCATTTTGTGGGCCGGGTCAAAAGAAATCCTGGTTATTTCTGGACGAAAAAGTTCCATCCATGATTGTTCCTCGGgttagacgttccatccatgATTGTTCCTCGGGTTAGACTCATCTGCTGTCCCCTCCTCCACGTCCACCCTCCATGAAAAAAGAAAACAGACATAAAATACAAAGCGGATACTCAAAAATAGAAAGTGGATACGAACTACTCACGATTACTCACGATTAGTAacagtaaaaaaagaaaaaaaaacatgtgttGGAAGGTCACTCAGCGCACGCGTGCTGTATAAGAATGGGGCTAGACCCAGGCCTGAACAGACCAGGATTGCATTTCATAGTATAAAATAACAAAAAACAGTATTTTAGGCTAGGTTGGGGCCAAAAAAATTTTTAGGCAGCCAGATTTCTGTCCATGCCCGATCCCACTACTACATAATTTCTTTTGCATGGCATTACTATTTTCTAATTTCCAAAGGACCGCCTCCATTAATCATCGATTAACCGAGGTGGTTGTATAATAACAATCGCCTCCATTAATTCATTAACAGAGGCGGTCGTTTTAAATGACCGCCTCCATTAATAGGTATTAACAGAGGCGATCGATTAAGATGACTGCCTCCGTTAATAGATTAACGGAGGCGGACGTTATAAAAATAACCGTCTTCGTTAATGGATTTCACGTGCTACTCCACATCGACAATCTGGAAGCGGGGCTGGTGGGCACTTGTGGCTCGCCACACGTCTacatgttgatgcaaaaataaatctgcaaacacaaagctgATACCCAATTTTGatattaaggcgtgccagccgatttgacctagcaatcgacaaaagtgataacttgaatactttggtcccgacaacagcaatgcgcccggatgtcacggccaagtggtactcacgcggaac encodes:
- the LOC8059777 gene encoding uncharacterized protein LOC8059777, with translation MGKEKLRKQPSGRLIESLKMERMRNILTHRYPYPHEHSRHFIIAVFACWLFFISSDNLQNLIMKLDKNFKWWSMYACLIGFFYFFSSPFIRKTIKPNYSNFNRWYIAWIFLAALYHLPSFQSMGLDLRMNLSLFLTIFISSLIFLMVFHIIFLGLWYLGLVSRMAEKKPEILTIIQNCAVISIACCVFYSHCGNRTVSRDKSIDRRTASWIVFSLWTKHDDNTLISRLLRMHKFKEQICSSWFAPVGSASDYPLLSKWAIYGELSSNGSGSSNEISPVYSLWATFMGLYIANYVVERSTGWALTHPLTISEYEKLKKQLKPDFEDMVPWYSGTSTDLFKTVFDLMISVTLFVGRFDMRMMQAAMNKTPDEANSHDLLYDHLDGKDELWFDFIADTGDGGNSTYSVARLLAQPSLVIKSDDSRITFPRGQLLLIGGDLAYPNPSSFSYERRFFCSFEYALQPPAWYKPEHIALEKPELPLGVSELRRYRGPQCFMIPGNHDWFDGLNTFIRYICHKSWLGGWFLPQKKSYFALKLPNGWWVFGLDQALHGDIDVYQFKFFAELCQQKVGETDSIIIITHEPNWLLDWYWGDSTGTNVAYLIREYLRGRCKLRMAGDLHHYMRHSCIESKEPVHVQHLLVNGCGGAFLHPTHVFENFRVFYGNKYETKSTYPSYTDSSKIALGNILKFRRKNWQFDVIGGFVYFVLVFSMFPQCDSFRILHEDSWAGRINGFFSAMWNAIFEILERSYVSLGGVVTLLMVSFFFVPTKLSRRRRVLLGFLHAAAHLTSAVLLMLLMELAIEICIRNHLLATSGYHTLYEWYRKVESEHFPDPTGLRTRLEHWTFGLYPACIKYLMSAFDIPEVMAVTRSTICRKGIESLPRGGAIIYYVCVFLYFWVLSTPVVSLVFGSYLYLCINWFHIHFDEAFSSLRIANYKAFTRFHIKKNGDLEVFTLAVDKVPKDWMLDPDWDMEPKQPFQMSYTRKFPSKWRAASGLDPINAVRIVDRFVIPRTPSSPRTPSSPKTPGGSVR